A window of Deinococcus cellulosilyticus NBRC 106333 = KACC 11606 contains these coding sequences:
- a CDS encoding AAA family ATPase — MSQIPRTYPNEIKRIHLLQRLRQTSPQAIVALMAPSGYGKTTLLAQFARSTRRKVIWLTLHTDHSNPQYLARALIAEAQQVLSSLKLVAESTDAPAEDLGKDLAQGLNSSGQKVYVVLDRTELLSRGTGLWLQRFHAQLKDQVQLLLAGYESSPLPLAQWASRGDALILGPRDLTFTLEEMLQCTGWTAETRDLHLLKEKMEGWPAGVALVASGAPLGLSARELVDERLEQLPEDLIAALSRLAPLDVWSEQDIRALHVELPHNWIRSLMESGLPVTPLGDGKYRPHTLLREALESRLFHTGSYREVFQQAGLYHLQVHQELAALECFIKSQDASRAMELARKHISAAITRGDREWVLDLCERLSTLPGGLTEEVLLQKISMLLDFGRIAEVDALLEQHPDFEKKDVYYSTMAYYHYRRGEFQQQLNFATEGLESHPSNTFKIGLLTYRSIALGALGHHEEEQAVARELVQFCVNLQNPLAEAKAYVILASCHQTSLDRQECEQAYLRALYLYNKHRVTARLNELYYNLAYTYVDWGENQKALDLIEKATTEQNENFHNWRALFIALRCNIFVLQHQQLDQVVHDLSLAVPELENKGWTGQAVNYSLLLSEAHLMQGNLEQAKLWLLNSTNKTHATHQPADPLKLYQVMFDLHEKRSIAETTLLDDIDETQLEVYHLHRLGLLRLEQARQKGTLNRTQVEEVIQALDDLGHDGPLQAERHLLQDLYQTCIQLNWHAERFQRALNLSVAVADPVDQRPVLKISALGKLEVQVSGQRVHLPLSKAEELLLYLAVHGPNHRDRIIDALWEGSARRENVDYFKVVVRKLRSALQEALKVPFDPLPFQNRQYQISEQLKVVLDLDAIKDLQQNPVQSFQDLEQLTTLQRAEIAPHLTGEWVEVLRQDLQQQLVQVIALHIQTLAHQPEGVEKLYRFVLQIPGLDPEHYRLLEEALVKNGHTHLALQLSQESSRLLRRQLLN; from the coding sequence GTGTCTCAGATTCCCCGAACTTATCCCAACGAAATCAAGCGCATCCACCTGCTCCAGCGGTTGCGGCAAACCAGTCCTCAGGCCATTGTGGCACTCATGGCTCCCTCTGGTTATGGGAAGACCACACTGCTGGCCCAGTTTGCCCGTTCCACCCGTCGCAAGGTGATCTGGCTGACCCTTCACACCGACCACAGCAACCCGCAATATCTGGCCCGGGCACTCATCGCAGAAGCGCAGCAGGTTCTGTCAAGCCTTAAACTGGTCGCAGAAAGCACAGACGCCCCTGCAGAAGACCTGGGGAAAGATCTGGCCCAGGGACTCAACAGTTCAGGACAGAAAGTGTATGTGGTGCTGGACCGGACAGAGTTGCTGTCCAGAGGGACCGGCCTGTGGCTGCAGCGGTTTCATGCCCAGTTGAAGGACCAGGTTCAGCTCTTGCTGGCAGGGTATGAGAGCAGCCCACTTCCGCTGGCACAATGGGCCTCCCGGGGTGATGCACTGATTCTTGGCCCCCGGGATCTGACGTTCACGCTGGAGGAAATGCTGCAGTGCACTGGATGGACCGCTGAAACCCGCGACCTGCACCTCTTGAAGGAAAAAATGGAGGGCTGGCCCGCAGGGGTGGCCCTGGTGGCCAGTGGTGCGCCTCTGGGCCTCAGTGCGCGTGAACTGGTGGACGAGCGGCTTGAGCAGCTTCCCGAAGACCTGATTGCAGCCCTGAGCCGTCTGGCTCCACTGGATGTGTGGTCCGAACAGGACATCCGTGCCCTGCATGTTGAGTTGCCCCACAACTGGATTCGTTCCCTGATGGAAAGCGGGTTGCCTGTCACCCCTCTTGGCGACGGGAAATACCGTCCACACACCCTGCTGAGGGAAGCCCTGGAGAGCCGTCTTTTTCACACAGGATCTTACAGGGAGGTGTTTCAGCAGGCCGGACTGTATCACCTGCAGGTCCATCAGGAGCTCGCTGCACTGGAGTGCTTCATCAAATCACAGGATGCTTCCCGTGCCATGGAGCTGGCCCGCAAACACATCAGTGCTGCCATCACCCGTGGGGACCGGGAGTGGGTGCTGGACCTGTGTGAGCGCCTGTCCACCCTTCCTGGTGGCCTGACGGAAGAGGTGTTGCTGCAGAAAATTTCGATGTTGCTGGACTTTGGACGCATTGCTGAGGTGGATGCCCTTCTCGAGCAGCATCCGGATTTCGAGAAAAAAGACGTTTACTACAGCACCATGGCCTATTACCACTACCGACGAGGAGAATTTCAGCAGCAACTCAATTTTGCCACTGAGGGCCTGGAGTCTCATCCCAGCAACACCTTCAAAATTGGACTTTTGACCTACCGTTCCATTGCCCTGGGCGCACTGGGCCACCACGAGGAAGAGCAGGCCGTGGCCCGGGAACTGGTCCAATTCTGTGTCAACCTGCAAAATCCACTGGCAGAAGCCAAAGCCTACGTGATCCTGGCGAGCTGCCACCAGACGTCTCTGGACCGTCAGGAATGCGAACAGGCGTACCTTCGTGCCCTGTACCTGTACAACAAGCACCGGGTCACAGCACGTCTCAATGAGCTGTATTACAACCTGGCCTACACCTACGTGGACTGGGGAGAAAACCAGAAAGCCCTCGACCTGATCGAGAAAGCCACCACAGAGCAGAATGAGAACTTCCACAACTGGAGGGCGCTTTTCATTGCCCTGCGCTGCAACATTTTCGTGTTGCAACACCAGCAGCTTGATCAGGTGGTCCACGACCTGTCTCTGGCTGTACCGGAGCTGGAAAACAAAGGGTGGACGGGACAGGCCGTCAATTACAGTTTGCTGCTCAGTGAAGCCCACCTCATGCAGGGAAATCTGGAACAGGCAAAACTCTGGCTGCTGAATTCCACCAACAAGACCCACGCCACCCATCAACCTGCTGATCCCCTAAAACTGTACCAGGTGATGTTTGACCTGCACGAAAAGAGATCCATTGCAGAAACCACCCTGCTGGATGACATTGATGAAACACAGCTGGAAGTCTATCACCTTCACCGGCTTGGCCTGCTCAGGCTGGAACAGGCCCGACAGAAGGGAACCCTGAACCGCACTCAGGTGGAAGAGGTGATCCAGGCTCTGGACGACCTGGGACACGACGGGCCGTTGCAAGCAGAGCGCCATCTGCTGCAAGACCTGTACCAGACCTGCATTCAACTGAACTGGCATGCAGAGCGTTTCCAGCGTGCCCTGAACCTCAGTGTTGCCGTTGCCGATCCTGTTGACCAGCGTCCTGTATTGAAGATCAGTGCCCTTGGCAAATTGGAGGTCCAGGTGTCAGGGCAGCGGGTGCATCTGCCCCTCAGCAAGGCAGAGGAATTGCTGTTGTATCTGGCCGTGCATGGGCCAAACCACCGGGACCGCATCATTGACGCTCTGTGGGAAGGCTCAGCCAGACGGGAAAATGTGGACTATTTCAAGGTGGTGGTGCGCAAATTGAGGTCGGCCTTGCAAGAAGCCCTGAAGGTGCCTTTCGATCCCCTTCCGTTCCAGAACCGTCAATACCAGATCAGTGAACAGCTCAAAGTGGTGCTGGACCTCGATGCCATCAAAGACCTGCAGCAAAATCCTGTTCAGAGCTTTCAGGACCTTGAGCAACTGACCACCCTGCAACGTGCAGAAATCGCACCGCACCTGACGGGTGAGTGGGTGGAGGTTTTAAGACAGGACCTACAACAGCAGCTGGTTCAGGTCATTGCACTTCACATCCAGACACTGGCCCACCAGCCGGAAGGGGTGGAAAAACTGTACCGCTTTGTCCTGCAAATTCCCGGTCTTGACCCTGAACACTACAGGCTGCTGGAGGAGGCCCTTGTCAAAAATGGTCACACCCATCTGGCACTGCAACTGAGCCAGGAATCCTCTCGATTGTTGCGGAGGCAGTTGCTGAACTGA
- a CDS encoding alpha/beta fold hydrolase, whose protein sequence is MHQQYSRFIEVSDRKIHLLEAGQGPPLVLLHGTAIDSAWLSYGRHLDHFARHFHVFAPDFPGYGLSSDPQKRHQTRELAEFLLEFLDALNLQKSRVVAFSMGGAIALQVALRHPERFERLVLVDSFGLFGRIHVPWIPRLGIRAEKFALWLWDLSRKHPGFLALILKLLVIHNPRLVTRELLSELQSEMNNPETFLRWLQSELGWTRYTTNMYEDLPNLQVPTLLVHAQHDRVTPASRTHFAVKKIKNAKHIIIPRSGHWVMREQPETWRSSVLDFLLSDLVDATTLQVTSSSAGGF, encoded by the coding sequence ATGCACCAGCAATATTCCCGTTTCATTGAAGTGAGCGACCGCAAAATCCACCTGCTGGAAGCAGGCCAGGGACCACCCCTGGTGTTGCTGCATGGCACTGCCATCGATTCGGCGTGGTTGAGTTACGGCAGGCATCTGGACCATTTCGCAAGGCACTTTCATGTCTTTGCTCCAGACTTTCCAGGGTATGGTCTGAGCTCTGACCCCCAGAAGAGACACCAGACCCGGGAACTTGCTGAATTTCTGCTGGAATTTCTGGACGCCCTGAATCTGCAAAAAAGCCGTGTTGTGGCTTTTTCGATGGGTGGTGCCATTGCCCTGCAGGTGGCCCTCAGACACCCTGAGCGTTTTGAACGTCTGGTGCTGGTGGACAGTTTCGGACTTTTCGGACGCATTCACGTTCCCTGGATTCCGCGTCTGGGCATCCGGGCAGAAAAATTTGCCCTGTGGCTCTGGGATCTGAGCAGAAAACACCCCGGTTTTCTGGCTCTGATTCTGAAACTGCTGGTCATTCACAACCCCAGACTGGTGACCCGCGAGTTGCTCTCAGAACTGCAAAGTGAAATGAACAACCCTGAGACTTTTCTGCGCTGGCTGCAGTCCGAACTTGGCTGGACCCGTTACACCACCAACATGTATGAGGACCTGCCGAATTTGCAGGTGCCGACCTTGCTGGTCCATGCACAGCATGACCGGGTGACTCCTGCAAGTCGCACCCACTTCGCCGTCAAAAAAATCAAGAACGCAAAGCACATCATCATTCCCAGGAGCGGTCACTGGGTGATGCGGGAGCAGCCTGAAACCTGGCGGAGCAGTGTGCTGGATTTTCTGCTCTCAGACCTTGTGGATGCAACCACCCTGCAAGTAACCTCCAGCAGTGCTGGAGGCTTCTGA
- a CDS encoding YcjF family protein, whose protein sequence is MLPIIKQVLENFKFDVEPNKTPAENAEDVIKGAATLSAVIAAEPIPVADILLITPVQIKMVVHVGKIYGFELTRKRAKEIMLELGASFAYGLVARQAMRQVAKVVAPVLGGVITAPLVYGWTFALGKLAEEYFKRKKLGLELTDQERKELAARTFDAEYRKAEDNPDLVRKKNEK, encoded by the coding sequence ATGCTGCCCATCATCAAACAAGTGCTCGAAAACTTCAAGTTCGATGTTGAACCAAACAAGACACCCGCAGAGAATGCCGAGGATGTCATCAAGGGTGCGGCCACCCTCTCTGCGGTGATCGCTGCCGAACCGATCCCGGTTGCAGACATCTTGCTGATCACGCCTGTGCAGATCAAGATGGTGGTTCATGTCGGTAAAATCTACGGCTTTGAGCTGACCCGCAAACGGGCAAAAGAGATCATGCTGGAACTCGGGGCCTCCTTCGCTTATGGTCTGGTGGCCCGTCAGGCCATGAGACAGGTCGCCAAGGTGGTGGCCCCGGTGCTTGGAGGGGTGATCACTGCGCCCCTGGTGTATGGCTGGACTTTTGCCCTGGGCAAACTGGCAGAGGAATACTTCAAACGCAAAAAATTGGGTCTGGAACTCACTGACCAGGAGCGCAAGGAACTTGCGGCCCGAACCTTTGATGCAGAGTACCGCAAAGCAGAGGACAATCCAGATCTGGTCCGTAAAAAGAACGAAAAATAA
- a CDS encoding response regulator — protein sequence MASNPKILVIDDQNVNLILIEKALRSGEYHNIVTTSSPEDGLSRIIHDKPDLVLLDLIMPRLNGIEILEQLKSLSQHLPPILIVTSENSENMQQKALEAGARQVIKKPFQRAELLDSVRQWLAFAY from the coding sequence ATGGCAAGCAACCCCAAAATCCTAGTGATTGATGATCAGAATGTCAACCTGATTCTGATCGAAAAAGCGTTGCGTTCAGGGGAGTACCACAACATCGTGACCACCAGCAGTCCAGAAGACGGTTTGAGTCGGATCATTCACGACAAACCCGATCTGGTGCTGCTTGACCTGATCATGCCCCGCCTGAACGGCATTGAGATTCTCGAACAGCTCAAAAGCCTTTCCCAGCATTTGCCTCCCATCCTGATTGTCACTTCTGAAAACAGCGAAAACATGCAGCAAAAAGCCCTCGAAGCTGGGGCCCGTCAGGTCATCAAGAAGCCCTTCCAGCGTGCAGAACTGCTGGACAGTGTGCGGCAATGGCTGGCCTTCGCCTACTGA
- a CDS encoding Gfo/Idh/MocA family protein, translating into MNWGIIGAARIAKSALVPAIREAGGTVHTVSARDPKKAAQFAQENHIPNSSSYEELLDHPDIEVVYVPLPNSEHLEWTVKALEAGKHVLCEKPLTLSADQARRMMDAQQKSGKLVLEAFSYRFHPQVQRMLDVLKEGKIGDIRLMRSVFTFPLDRPDDIRWDARLGGGAFYDVGSYCVDLMRLVTREVPQQVHVSALKTEGEVDITLGALLEFSSCQGQLLCSFEMPFQQSFEVFGTKGSLQLEAPFAIDNYESHLTVNGQAETFDKINVYAEMVRHFQQAIRGETELRFPIQDHSLQQMLILDRVLNATNHPRV; encoded by the coding sequence ATGAACTGGGGAATCATTGGAGCTGCCCGCATTGCAAAATCCGCACTGGTCCCGGCCATCCGTGAAGCCGGAGGAACCGTCCACACGGTGTCTGCCCGCGATCCGAAAAAAGCGGCACAATTTGCACAGGAAAACCACATTCCGAATTCCAGCTCGTACGAAGAGCTGCTGGACCACCCTGACATCGAAGTGGTTTATGTGCCTCTTCCCAACTCTGAGCATCTGGAATGGACCGTAAAAGCCCTGGAAGCTGGAAAGCATGTCCTGTGCGAAAAGCCCCTCACCCTCTCTGCCGATCAGGCCAGGAGGATGATGGATGCCCAGCAGAAATCTGGAAAGCTGGTGTTGGAAGCATTTTCCTACCGTTTTCACCCTCAGGTTCAGCGCATGCTGGACGTTTTGAAGGAAGGCAAGATCGGCGACATTCGCCTGATGCGCTCGGTGTTCACCTTTCCTCTGGACCGCCCGGATGACATCCGCTGGGATGCCCGTCTGGGGGGAGGGGCCTTTTACGATGTGGGCTCCTACTGTGTGGACCTGATGCGTCTGGTGACCCGGGAAGTTCCACAGCAGGTGCATGTGTCTGCCCTCAAGACAGAAGGTGAGGTGGACATCACCCTGGGGGCACTGCTCGAATTTTCATCCTGTCAGGGACAACTGCTGTGTTCCTTTGAGATGCCCTTTCAACAGTCTTTTGAGGTTTTTGGAACGAAAGGCTCCCTGCAACTCGAAGCCCCTTTCGCCATCGACAATTACGAATCCCACCTGACGGTCAATGGTCAGGCAGAGACGTTTGACAAGATCAATGTGTATGCCGAAATGGTGCGGCACTTTCAACAGGCGATCAGGGGAGAAACAGAGCTGCGCTTTCCGATTCAGGACCACTCCCTGCAGCAGATGTTGATTCTGGATCGGGTCCTGAACGCAACGAACCACCCGAGGGTTTAA
- a CDS encoding acyl-CoA thioesterase: MEYSTQIRVRYAETDQMGVAHHSNYAVWMELARVEFMRELNMDYREVEAQGIYLMLTRLDVRYRRAARFDDVVKITVKVAEVKSRTMAFDYLLTSETGETIATGTTEHVATDRSYRLVRIPENLLKSMT, encoded by the coding sequence ATGGAATACAGCACCCAGATTCGCGTCCGCTACGCTGAAACCGACCAGATGGGGGTGGCCCACCACAGCAATTATGCTGTCTGGATGGAACTGGCCCGTGTGGAATTCATGCGGGAACTCAACATGGATTACCGGGAGGTGGAAGCACAGGGCATCTACCTGATGCTCACCCGTCTGGATGTGCGCTACCGAAGGGCGGCACGCTTTGATGATGTTGTGAAGATCACGGTGAAAGTCGCCGAGGTCAAATCCCGCACCATGGCGTTTGATTACCTGCTCACGTCGGAAACAGGAGAGACCATTGCCACCGGAACCACAGAGCATGTGGCAACAGACCGGTCGTACCGGCTGGTGAGGATTCCTGAAAACCTGCTCAAAAGCATGACCTGA
- the glmM gene encoding phosphoglucosamine mutase — translation MTERKYFGTDGVRGVAGQPPLTAAWVLELGQAAAEVLKRNFERPSVVIGKDTRYSGDMLEAALAAGLTARGVNVIHVGVMPTPGVSFLTRHLKASAGVVISASHNPYDDNGIKFFGSNGEKLSDSLELEIESLIGEQSEWPFVTGAGLGTVTNYREAERLYTDYLASLAPRMDGLRIALDCANGAAYRIAPKVFQRAGADVFAVYTTPDGLNINRNCGSTHMEHLRLLVREGDFDLGIAFDGDADRALLVDSRGNIIQGDHILYLTAKARGEKRVVTTIMANMGLEVKLRQEGIHLERTAVGDRYVHERMVEKALTLGGEQSGHILFTDISPTGDGILTALQVLKASQKMGLSLDQLHDDLVMFPQTLLNVKCADKHGISKRPEVQAAVKEAEGKLSGRGRINLRPSGTEPIVRVMVEGPDQTEIEQIAEDVADVIRSLQQ, via the coding sequence ATGACTGAACGCAAGTATTTTGGAACCGACGGCGTCCGTGGCGTCGCCGGACAACCCCCTCTCACTGCAGCATGGGTGCTGGAGCTCGGACAGGCCGCTGCAGAAGTTTTGAAGCGCAATTTTGAACGTCCCAGCGTGGTGATTGGCAAGGACACCCGTTACTCTGGCGACATGCTGGAAGCGGCCCTTGCAGCAGGGCTCACGGCCCGTGGGGTCAATGTGATCCATGTGGGTGTGATGCCCACCCCCGGTGTGAGTTTCCTGACCCGTCACCTGAAGGCCAGTGCGGGCGTGGTGATCAGTGCAAGCCACAACCCCTACGATGACAACGGCATCAAATTCTTCGGGTCGAACGGTGAAAAGCTCTCTGACTCTCTTGAACTTGAGATCGAGTCCCTGATTGGTGAGCAGAGCGAATGGCCTTTCGTGACCGGGGCAGGGCTTGGGACGGTCACCAACTACCGGGAAGCAGAGCGCCTGTATACCGATTACCTGGCCAGTCTTGCTCCCCGCATGGACGGTCTGAGAATTGCCCTGGACTGTGCCAACGGTGCGGCCTACCGCATTGCTCCCAAAGTGTTCCAGCGTGCCGGTGCAGATGTCTTTGCGGTGTACACCACGCCCGATGGCCTCAACATCAACCGCAATTGCGGGTCCACCCACATGGAGCATCTGCGTCTGCTGGTCCGGGAAGGGGATTTCGACCTCGGGATTGCTTTTGATGGTGATGCCGACCGTGCCCTGCTGGTGGATTCCAGAGGCAACATCATCCAGGGGGACCACATCCTGTACCTGACCGCCAAGGCCCGGGGTGAGAAACGGGTGGTGACCACCATCATGGCGAACATGGGTCTGGAAGTGAAACTGCGTCAGGAAGGCATCCACCTGGAGCGCACTGCCGTGGGGGACCGCTATGTGCACGAACGCATGGTGGAAAAAGCCCTCACCCTCGGGGGAGAGCAGTCCGGTCACATCCTCTTCACGGACATCAGTCCCACCGGGGACGGCATCCTGACCGCCCTGCAGGTTCTGAAAGCCAGCCAGAAAATGGGCCTCTCACTGGACCAGTTGCATGACGATCTGGTGATGTTCCCCCAGACCCTGCTGAACGTGAAGTGTGCAGACAAGCATGGCATCAGCAAGCGCCCTGAGGTGCAGGCGGCTGTGAAAGAAGCCGAAGGCAAACTCTCGGGCAGAGGCCGCATCAACCTGCGTCCCAGTGGCACCGAGCCCATTGTGCGTGTGATGGTGGAAGGTCCAGACCAGACCGAGATCGAGCAGATCGCTGAAGATGTTGCTGACGTGATTCGCAGCCTGCAGCAGTAA
- a CDS encoding AAA family ATPase encodes MLSRESTPYPLKDQPILIVVGVTGVGKSTTLDELQALGVPFTLLPNRREVTDDFIFDGEVITDRSERFKRTAKFRETHPGGMGQLLTELYLQEAPKNTLIFDGLRGLDEVQHAAQNSQSRFIVLDAPDLVRASRLLGRGDTFDQVQVETSGSTLESLKSLKGIDQVFSEEDIVALSQLDAPAENILAKVKIVVDERKNYDPKEANAYLTGLGDSKRVLYVDTTRSNPAEVARLVKDWL; translated from the coding sequence ATGTTGAGCCGTGAAAGCACCCCCTACCCTTTAAAAGACCAGCCAATCCTGATTGTGGTTGGTGTGACTGGCGTCGGAAAAAGCACCACTCTTGATGAACTTCAGGCCCTGGGTGTGCCTTTCACCCTGCTGCCCAACCGTCGGGAAGTGACCGATGATTTCATTTTTGATGGTGAGGTGATCACTGACCGCAGCGAGCGCTTCAAACGCACTGCCAAGTTCCGTGAGACCCATCCGGGAGGCATGGGGCAGCTGCTGACCGAACTTTACCTGCAGGAAGCCCCCAAAAACACCCTGATCTTTGATGGTCTGCGGGGTCTGGATGAAGTGCAGCATGCAGCACAAAACTCGCAAAGCCGTTTCATTGTGCTTGATGCCCCTGATCTGGTGCGTGCTTCAAGACTGCTGGGCCGTGGGGACACCTTTGATCAGGTGCAAGTGGAAACCTCCGGGAGCACCCTGGAGTCCCTGAAAAGCCTGAAAGGCATCGATCAGGTGTTTTCAGAAGAGGACATTGTGGCCCTTTCCCAGCTGGATGCTCCTGCAGAAAACATCCTTGCCAAGGTGAAAATTGTGGTGGATGAGCGCAAGAATTACGATCCAAAAGAAGCCAATGCCTACCTGACGGGTCTGGGAGACAGCAAGCGGGTGCTGTATGTGGACACCACCCGTTCAAACCCCGCAGAAGTGGCCCGGCTCGTAAAGGATTGGCTGTGA
- a CDS encoding mandelate racemase/muconate lactonizing enzyme family protein, with the protein MKIQNLDLTLYRLPMKSALKWGAVSAMSTADAALVRITLEDGTTGEGEALARPTIYGETLHSFQGITDLLRPRLIGMDIEDEGDLWKTVQSIANNHTIKGAIDSAMWEARFRSKGQDLFSALQGPHTDLRVSFILGITDLKGMLQEAREVYAAGVRVLKVKVGRDYQKDLQVIHALKQEFPDMDLYADSNETLTPDVAPQILAAMGEAGLLWVEEPLPVHQTRARMELKKLGVLPIIADDSCFTIGNLERELDLDTFDILNIKPPRSGITGSLKMLEMAKAAGKRVMIGSQAGNLTSMRHSALIASLEGVDCPSELTFFLKLGDDVSGPNPVLRDGHLNLRDLQNLQLDPEKLARYSFNL; encoded by the coding sequence GTGAAGATCCAGAACCTGGACCTCACTTTGTACCGCCTGCCCATGAAAAGCGCCCTGAAATGGGGTGCGGTCTCGGCCATGAGTACTGCAGATGCAGCCCTGGTGCGGATCACCCTGGAAGATGGCACCACCGGAGAGGGTGAGGCCCTGGCCCGTCCCACCATTTATGGCGAAACCCTGCACAGCTTTCAGGGCATCACAGATCTCCTGCGTCCCAGACTTATTGGAATGGACATCGAAGATGAAGGGGACCTCTGGAAAACCGTCCAGAGCATTGCCAACAACCACACCATCAAGGGAGCCATCGACAGTGCCATGTGGGAAGCCAGGTTCCGAAGCAAAGGACAGGACCTCTTCTCTGCCCTGCAGGGTCCCCATACAGATCTCAGGGTGAGTTTCATTCTGGGCATCACCGACCTTAAAGGCATGCTGCAGGAAGCCCGTGAGGTTTACGCAGCAGGGGTGCGGGTGCTGAAGGTCAAGGTGGGCCGCGATTACCAGAAGGACCTGCAGGTGATTCACGCCCTGAAGCAGGAGTTCCCTGACATGGACCTTTATGCAGACAGCAATGAAACCCTCACTCCAGATGTGGCCCCCCAGATCCTCGCCGCCATGGGTGAAGCAGGTTTGCTCTGGGTGGAAGAGCCCCTTCCTGTTCACCAGACACGTGCCCGCATGGAACTGAAAAAGCTTGGGGTGCTGCCCATCATCGCAGATGACTCCTGCTTCACGATTGGCAATCTGGAACGGGAACTGGACCTCGACACCTTCGACATCCTGAACATCAAACCTCCCAGAAGTGGCATCACCGGAAGCCTGAAGATGCTGGAAATGGCAAAGGCTGCAGGGAAACGGGTGATGATCGGTTCTCAGGCCGGGAACCTCACCAGCATGCGCCACAGTGCCCTGATTGCCAGTCTGGAAGGGGTGGATTGCCCCAGTGAACTGACTTTCTTCCTGAAGCTTGGAGATGATGTTTCAGGACCCAACCCTGTGTTGAGAGATGGGCACCTGAACCTTCGTGACCTGCAAAACCTGCAGCTGGACCCTGAGAAACTGGCCCGTTACAGCTTCAACCTTTAA
- a CDS encoding NUDIX hydrolase — MSQLQWAREILSLAQAGLAYSNNVFDTQRYQRLQELAAEMLAPFTDRPAQELASFLKAEEGYPTPKIDVRAIVFQDNQILLVRERSDGGWTPPGGWADMGESPSEMAVRETREEAGYEVRAVKLLAVHDRNRHNHPHSIWETYKIFILCELTGGSAQTSIETSDVGFFGEDELPALSTERISEQQIRRMFEHLRNPSWPADFD; from the coding sequence ATGTCACAGCTGCAATGGGCCAGAGAAATCCTCAGTCTTGCACAGGCAGGGCTTGCTTATTCCAACAATGTTTTCGACACTCAGCGTTACCAGCGCTTGCAGGAACTCGCTGCAGAAATGCTTGCCCCGTTCACAGACCGTCCTGCTCAGGAACTCGCTTCTTTTTTGAAGGCAGAGGAAGGTTATCCCACCCCGAAAATTGATGTGCGGGCCATTGTCTTTCAGGACAACCAGATCCTGCTGGTCCGTGAGCGTTCCGATGGAGGATGGACCCCTCCAGGCGGATGGGCCGACATGGGAGAAAGTCCCAGCGAAATGGCGGTCCGGGAGACCCGTGAAGAAGCAGGCTATGAAGTGCGTGCTGTAAAACTGCTGGCCGTGCATGACCGCAACCGCCACAACCACCCACACTCCATCTGGGAAACCTACAAGATTTTCATCCTCTGCGAGCTCACAGGAGGTTCAGCCCAGACCAGCATCGAGACCAGCGACGTGGGATTTTTCGGGGAAGACGAACTGCCTGCCCTGTCCACCGAGCGCATCTCAGAACAACAGATCCGCAGGATGTTTGAACACCTGCGGAATCCCTCCTGGCCTGCTGATTTTGATTAA